From a region of the Odoribacter splanchnicus DSM 20712 genome:
- a CDS encoding putative transporter, translating into MEWIHTLFFGSGIGHSILLVAIVIFIGIYLGKVKIAGVSLGITWILFVGIIFSHWGMRMDAHALHFLKEFGLILFVYSVGLQVGPGFFASFKKGGLTLNLLAVLVIVLGVAITCVLYVVTGLPVTTMVGILSGAVTNTPGLGAAQQAYFDMTGKEGTEIAMGYAVAYPLGVVGIIAALILIRYIFRISFDKETESAQSQLEEKEARATHVSVRVKNPALFGKEVEAVATLIDKKFVISRVLHENNDLEIAYSRTHLQAGDKLFIIAAKQDMDAIIAFIGEKIEMHRSEWEKLDSKLVSKRIMITRSEINGKMLAQLHLRGGFGVNITRVNRAGVDLVASPGLELQIGDRVTVVGTEDSVKSVEKILGNSLRRLREPNLVPIFLGIALGILLGSIPFTFPGIPQPVKLGLAGGPLITAILISKFGPHYKLVTYTTMSANLMLREIGISLFLACVGLDAGVGFVDTVVNQGGFAWIGYGFIITFVPLMIVGSIARWCYKINYFTLMGLIAGSTTDPPALAYSNGVAGNDMPAVGYATVYPLTMFLRVLTAQLLILIL; encoded by the coding sequence ATGGAGTGGATACATACTTTATTTTTCGGATCGGGAATCGGGCATTCGATTTTATTGGTAGCTATCGTTATCTTTATCGGGATATATCTGGGAAAAGTAAAAATAGCAGGTGTTTCTTTAGGAATTACCTGGATTCTGTTCGTCGGTATTATTTTCAGCCATTGGGGAATGCGGATGGATGCGCATGCTTTGCACTTCCTGAAAGAATTCGGACTGATTTTGTTTGTTTATTCAGTTGGTTTACAGGTAGGACCCGGTTTCTTCGCTTCTTTTAAAAAAGGCGGGCTTACCCTGAATTTACTAGCGGTATTGGTGATTGTACTGGGTGTTGCAATTACCTGTGTTTTATATGTCGTTACCGGTTTGCCCGTCACTACGATGGTGGGTATTCTCTCCGGGGCGGTGACGAATACGCCGGGCCTGGGGGCTGCGCAACAGGCTTATTTCGATATGACCGGTAAGGAAGGTACCGAAATCGCTATGGGCTATGCAGTGGCTTATCCTTTGGGTGTGGTGGGGATTATCGCAGCACTCATCCTGATTCGTTATATTTTCCGGATTTCTTTCGATAAAGAGACTGAATCTGCCCAAAGTCAGCTGGAAGAAAAAGAAGCACGGGCGACCCATGTTTCCGTCCGGGTGAAAAATCCGGCTCTGTTCGGTAAAGAAGTGGAGGCCGTCGCTACGTTGATCGATAAGAAATTTGTGATTTCCAGGGTGTTGCACGAGAATAATGATTTGGAGATCGCTTATTCACGCACACATCTACAGGCCGGAGATAAATTATTTATCATTGCTGCCAAGCAAGATATGGATGCGATAATCGCTTTTATCGGTGAAAAAATAGAGATGCATCGTTCTGAGTGGGAGAAGCTGGATTCCAAGTTGGTTTCGAAACGTATCATGATTACCCGTTCGGAAATCAATGGAAAAATGCTGGCTCAACTTCATTTACGCGGAGGATTCGGTGTCAATATCACCCGGGTAAACCGGGCCGGAGTGGATTTGGTGGCTAGTCCGGGGTTGGAATTGCAGATCGGTGACCGGGTTACGGTTGTCGGAACGGAAGATAGTGTGAAAAGTGTAGAGAAAATATTGGGTAATTCACTCCGGAGGTTGCGGGAACCCAATCTGGTACCTATTTTTCTGGGGATCGCTTTGGGTATTTTGTTAGGGAGTATACCTTTTACTTTTCCGGGAATTCCGCAACCGGTGAAATTGGGATTGGCAGGAGGACCTTTGATTACCGCTATTTTGATCAGTAAGTTCGGACCCCATTATAAATTGGTTACTTATACGACGATGAGTGCCAACCTGATGTTGCGCGAAATCGGTATCTCTTTGTTTCTGGCCTGTGTCGGTTTGGATGCAGGGGTCGGATTTGTGGATACGGTGGTGAATCAAGGTGGTTTTGCATGGATCGGATATGGGTTTATCATTACCTTCGTGCCTTTGATGATAGTCGGCAGTATTGCCCGTTGGTGTTATAAGATAAACTACTTCACTTTGATGGGATTGATTGCCGGGAGTACCACCGATCCGCCTGCATTGGCTTATTCGAATGGTGTTGCCGGAAATGATATGCCGGCAGTGGGATATGCTACCGTTTATCCTTTAACGATGTTTTTACGCGTTTTAACAGCCCAGTTATTGATACTTATTTTGTAA
- a CDS encoding C40 family peptidase: MSYGIADLSIVPMRSEKSERSEMVSQILFGEVFEILEVDEKWVYVRMLHDRYEGWIDRKMYLEVTEEFIGKYKAEVSVLATEVFNIVVKDGDYGNKLVVSGSVFPFFDATTKKMQIGGDTYTLVSKMKDVGIDSLRDLIIGYALMYYNTPYLWGGRSPYGIDCSGLSQIVYRMAGIDLPRDASQQVTLGQNYSFLEEAMPGDLAFFGDETGAITHVGIIWEQNRIIHASGRVRVDKIDHQGIFNEDLKRYTHNLKVIKRILND, from the coding sequence ATGTCTTACGGTATAGCAGATTTGAGTATAGTTCCCATGCGGAGTGAAAAATCGGAACGGAGTGAGATGGTTTCTCAGATTCTTTTCGGTGAGGTATTTGAAATACTGGAGGTGGATGAGAAATGGGTATATGTCAGGATGTTGCATGATCGTTACGAGGGGTGGATCGATCGGAAAATGTATCTTGAAGTCACCGAAGAATTTATCGGTAAATACAAAGCCGAGGTATCTGTATTGGCTACGGAAGTGTTTAATATAGTCGTGAAAGACGGTGATTACGGGAATAAATTGGTGGTTTCGGGTAGTGTATTTCCTTTTTTCGATGCCACGACCAAGAAGATGCAGATCGGAGGAGATACCTATACTTTGGTCAGTAAAATGAAAGATGTCGGCATCGATAGTCTGAGGGATCTGATTATCGGTTATGCCTTGATGTATTACAATACGCCTTATCTTTGGGGAGGACGATCACCCTATGGGATCGATTGTTCGGGGCTTTCCCAGATTGTTTACCGGATGGCGGGAATCGATTTGCCGCGGGATGCTTCGCAGCAGGTGACGCTCGGACAGAATTATTCCTTCCTCGAAGAAGCGATGCCCGGTGACCTGGCTTTCTTCGGAGACGAGACCGGAGCGATCACTCATGTCGGAATTATTTGGGAACAAAACCGGATCATCCATGCTTCCGGGAGGGTACGGGTGGACAAAATCGACCATCAGGGAATTTTCAACGAAGACTTGAAACGTTATACCCATAACCTGAAAGTCATCAAACGAATCCTGAACGATTAA
- a CDS encoding WbqC family protein: MNPFLLTTAYFPPIAYFSCLKKAEVTYIEQYENFGKQSYRNRCEIMTANGVIALTVPVAKANSKTLIKDLKIVYPTPWQKLHFRGIESAYKNSPYYEYYIDDLMPFFEKQETYLFDHNLAILTTILDFLKLKRDIRLTTDYIAIGDINYRDLRNAIHPKVSHRQPGCDYIPKPYRQTFSDRFPFTPNLSILDLLFCCGPEAGEMI; this comes from the coding sequence ATGAACCCTTTTTTATTAACGACAGCTTATTTTCCACCGATAGCTTACTTCTCTTGTCTTAAAAAAGCAGAAGTAACGTATATCGAGCAATATGAAAACTTCGGAAAACAGAGTTACCGTAACCGTTGTGAAATCATGACCGCAAACGGCGTGATCGCATTGACCGTCCCGGTAGCCAAAGCCAACAGCAAAACCCTGATAAAAGACCTGAAAATCGTGTATCCGACTCCCTGGCAAAAATTACACTTCCGGGGTATCGAATCGGCTTACAAAAATTCTCCTTATTACGAATATTATATCGACGATTTAATGCCTTTTTTTGAAAAGCAGGAGACTTATCTTTTCGACCATAACCTGGCCATCTTAACGACTATACTGGATTTTCTGAAACTGAAACGGGACATCCGGCTTACAACGGATTATATCGCGATCGGGGATATCAATTACAGGGATCTGCGTAATGCTATCCACCCCAAAGTTTCCCATAGACAACCCGGTTGTGATTATATCCCGAAACCTTATCGCCAGACTTTCAGCGACCGTTTTCCATTTACCCCGAATCTGAGTATTCTGGATCTGCTTTTTTGTTGCGGACCGGAAGCGGGGGAAATGATTTGA